One Panicum virgatum strain AP13 chromosome 9K, P.virgatum_v5, whole genome shotgun sequence genomic region harbors:
- the LOC120649272 gene encoding protein phosphatase 2C 35-like: protein MGNSLACFCCSGGGAGRRRHVAPAALPSDPAYDEGLGHSFCYVRPDKVLVPFSADDLVADAKAAAAAEEATTFRAISGAALSANVSTPLSTSVLLLLPDESAASSAAAASSGFESSESFAAVPLQPVPRFPSGPICAPAGGGFLSGPIERGFLSGPLDAALMSGPLPGAAASGRMGGAVPALRRSLSHGGRRLRNFTRALLARADKFQDSMDLGSPDAAAAVAACGADSAGLQWAQGKAGEDRVHIVVSEERGWVFVGIYDGFNGPDATDFLVSHLYAAVHRELRGLLWDQCEQEEQNDQHPEQPTSTTASDHQDQAAHRRRARRSRPPRGADEDQRRWKCEWERDLSSLKPPTQRPPRSNSENDHLAVLKALARALRKTEEAYLDVADKMVGEFPELALMGSCVLAMLMKGEDMYVMNVGDSRAVLGTMNSVDLEQISEGSFDGLVGDCSPLLSAVQLTSEHSTSVREEVCRIRNEHPDDPSAISKDRVKGSLKVTRAFGAGFLKQPKWNDALLEMFRIDYVGSSPYITCNPSLFHHKLSTRDRFLILSSDGLYQYFTNEEAVAQVEMFIATTPEGDPAQHLVEEVLFRAANKAGMDFHELIEIPQGDRRRYHDDVSVIVISLEGRIWRSCV from the exons ATGGGCAACTCGCTCGcctgcttctgctgctccggcggcggcgccggccgccgccgccacgtggCGCCCGCCGCGCTCCCCTCCGACCCGGCCTACGACGAGGGCCTGGGCCACTCCTTCTGCTACGTCAGGCCGGATAAGGTGCTCGTGCCCTTCTCCGCGGACGACCTGGTCGCCGACGCcaaggcggccgccgcggcggaggaggccacCACGTTCCGGGCCATCTCGGGGGCGGCGCTCAGCGCCAACGTCTCCACGCCGCTCTCCACGTCCGTGCTCCTCCTGCTGCCGGACGAATCCGCCGcgtcctcggccgccgccgcctcctccgggtTCGAGAGCTCCGAGTCCTtcgccgccgtgccgctgcAGCCCGTCCCGAGGTTCCCGTCGGGGCCGATCTgcgcgcccgccggcggcgggttcCTCTCCGGCCCAATCGAGAGGGGGTTCCTCTCCGGGCCCCTTGACGCCGCGCTCATGTCCGGGCCCctcccgggcgccgccgcctccggtcgCATGGGAGGCGCCGTGCCCGCGCTCCGCCGGAGCCTCTcccacggcggccgccgcctgcgcaaTTTCACGCGCGCACTTCTCGCGCGGGCGGATAAGTTTCAGGATTCGATGGATCTCGgctcgccggacgccgccgccgccgtggccgcctgcGGCGCCGATTCAGCCGGGCTGCAGTGGGCGCAGGGGAAGGCCGGCGAGGACCGCGTGCACATCGTGGTGTCCGAGGAGCGGGGGTGGGTGTTCGTCGGTATCTACGACGGCTTCAATGGTCCGGACGCCACGGATTTCCTCGTCTCCCACCTCTACGCCGCCGTGCACCGCGAGCTCCGCGGCCTTCTCTGGGACCAGTGCGAGCAAGAGGAGCAGAACGACCAACACCCCGAGCAACCGACCAGCACCACGGCATCAGATCACCAGGACCAGGCtgcccatcgccgccgcgcccgccgatCGAGACCCCCGCgcggcgccgacgaggaccAACGGCGGTGGAAGTGCGAGTGGGAGCGCGACCTCTCCAGCCTGAAGCCGCCAACTCAGCGGCCCCCTCGGAGCAACAGCGAGAACGACCACCTCGCCGTGCTCAAGGCGCTTGCACGCGCGCTTCGCAAGACTGAAGAGGCCTACCTGGACGTCGCCGACAAGATGGTCGGCGAGTTCCCGGAGCTTGCGCTTATGGGCTCTTGCGTTCTAGCCATGCTTATGAAAGGAGAGGACATGTACGTCATGAATGTAGGCGACAGCCGGGCTGTCTTGGGAACAATGAACAGTGTTGATCTCGAGCAGATCAGCGAGGGTTCATTTGACGGATTGGTTGGGGATTGCTCCCCGCTCTTGTCAGCTGTGCAGCTTACATCCGAACATAGCACTTCGGTGCGAGAG GAAGTTTGCAGAATACGCAACGAGCATCCTGATGACCCGTCCGCAATCTCAAAGGACCGTGTGAAGGGCTCGCTTAAGGTGACAAGAGCGTTCGGAGCTGGTTTCTTGAAACAG CCCAAGTGGAATGATGCACTGTTGGAGATGTTCAGAATAGACTACGTTGGGTCGTCCCCATACATCACATGCAATCCTTCACTCTTCCACCATAAACTTAGCACAAGGGACAGATTCTTGATACTATCTTCAGATGGGCTTTACCAATATTTCACCAACGAGGAGGCGGTTGCTCAGGTAGAAATGTTCATCGCAACAACCCCTGAAGGCGACCCTGCTCAGCATCTGGTGGAGGAAGTTCTTTTCCGAGCCGCCAACAAAGCAG GCATGGACTTTCACGAATTGATCGAGATACCCCAGGGGGACCGTCGGCGATACCATGACGATGTGTCTGTCATTGTAATATCTTTGGAGGGTAGAATCTGGAGATCATGTGTGTAA